GATCAGTCGCAGATCCTCGATTCTTACTGCGCAGAAAAGAGTTCGACACGATCGTCGCTGCCTGAACGTCACGCTCAACTCGGTGATCTTCCGCACCACCGACCAGGACTGACCACCGCCGGCGCCTACATCGAGCTGACCTCCCGCCTGGCCGAGCCGGTCCTTCTGGGCCTTGCGGTCCTCGCCGTCCGCAACCGCGTCAAACGCTGCCCCACTGCCACCCGACACTGAAGCAATCGCTGCACCCGAACCCGCATGAGCCTTCGCACGTTTCAGTGCCCAGGTCACAGGCCCGCTCACTGAAATCTTCCGTGCTGTTCGACAACCCGATCGGTGCGGCGAGACGCACACCCGCGGTGCGCTGGCCTCTCCACCGCAATGTGAACCGCTCCCCGCGGCAGCCATCTCCCGGCCGCTCTGAGCCGCCAGGCATGCGAGGCCCCGGAGAAATCCGTGCCTCGCGCCAGCGTGCCGGCGCTACTGTCCCTCCCCTGATGCCGGGCTGTTGTCTCTCGGGCAGGTCCCGGTCCCCAGGCAGGCAACGAGCCGGAGAGAAAAGGGGGAGGCTTCGGGTGCTCGCGAGGCGGACACTGTGCAGTTTGAGCCGCGCGCCAGCCGCCGCACTGACCCGCCGGAGGCCGCGGGCCGCGTGCGCGGCGGCCACCGGTACGGGGCCCGTAATGCGAGCCAGGCGTCCACGCGCCACCGGGTGCCAGCCCTCGGCCACCTGCGGCGAAACGCCCTGAGGTCAATCACGCCCCGCATCACGAGTTGCAGATCTCACACCATAGATCGTTTAGGATCTGGGCAGTCTCGAAGCGCACTTGAGTCATCAACTACCGACTCAGGTGGAGCAGTTCGAGTCACCGGGCGACAACAACGATCGCCCGTTCGCAGGGGCGGGGGCCTGTGATTCGTCTCAAGAGAGGACGCGCATGCCACAGGACGTCAGGTTCGAGCTCCCCTTCAAGACCCCGGTCAGCGAGCACTTGGAGTACGCCCGAGAGCGGCATCTGCGCTGGGTCTGGGACATGGGGCTGGTACGCAGCCAGCCCGGGTTCGAGGAGTACCAGTCCTGGGACCTCCCCCAGGCCGCGGCACGCACCTACCCTCACGCCTCGGCCGACGACATGGTCGTCCTGATGAACTGGTTCAGCTTGGCCTTCCTGTTCGATGACCAGTTCGATACCGGCAGGCCCGACCGCGCGGACCGCATAGCGGAGGTCGCGCGAGAGCTGATAGCTACTCCGCTCCGTCCGGCCGGGACCACTCCACGCGTGGTGTGCCCGATCACTGTCGCCTGGGCCGAGGTCTGGTCCCGCCTCTCAGATGGCATGTCCCTGACTTGGCGGAGTCGTTTCGCTGCCTCCTGGGGGCGCTTCCTAGTGGCACACACGGAGGAAGTCGACCTGGCAGCGCGGGGTCTGGCGGGCACGCTCGGCCTCAAGGAGTACGCCGAGTTCCGGCGCCGCACGGTGGGCATCCACCACAGCATCGACGCCGGCGAGCGCAGCCGTGGCTTCGAAGTGCCGCCGCAGGTGCAGGCCCATCCGCTCATGGTCCGGATGCGCGATCTCGCCGCGGACACCATCGGGTTCATGAACGACATCCACTCCTTCGAACGCGAGAAGCGTCGAGGAGACGGCCACAACTTGATAGCCGTGCTGCACCGCGAACGCGGCTACAGCTGGGAGGAAGCCGCCGCCGAGGCATACCGGATGACCACCGACTGCCTCGACGAGTACCTCGAACTCGAAGCCCGCGTCCCTCACATGTGCGACGAACTCGGCCTCACCGCCGAGCAACGCGCCCACGTCCAGATGGGCGTGGAGGCAATTCAGCACTGGATCAACGGCAACTATGAGTGGGGCCTCATCTCCGGTCGCTACGCCGCATCGAAGGAAGGCCCCGCCGCCACCGCGGAGCTGGCAGGCAAGGGATCGTTGGACGACCTGCTCGCCGTGTGACCCACTCTCTCTGTCCGCCCGGATCGTCACGGCGGGCGGAAGGAGCACCCCACGCACGGTGCGGAGCCCGTTCAAGAGGACGGGCGGGCTCCGCGCCCACGTCAGTCGCTACACCCCGCGATGAGTCGTGTGCCGCATGCTCGTTGCCTTCACCGTGGCGGCAGCGCGGTCCTATTTCTTCACGGCAGGGCCGTAGCGGGCGAGCTGTCGCATGCAAGCGATCACAGCTTCGGGCAGTTCTGGTTGCGGCAGACTGAGCATCGCCATAGGCCTCTTCCCACGCACAGAGGTGTGTCGGGGTGGGGATCGGACTGTCTGAGGTGTTGGCCGAGCTTCGCGAGGAGCTGTACCAAGCTCAGGAGGACGGGTCGGGCGAGCAGTTCCGCTTCGAGGTCGAGAGCGCGGAGCTGGAGCTGACCGTGGAGTTCCGTGAAGGCGGCGACGGCAAGGTCAAGGTCTCCGTCGGGGCAGCAGGCGTCGAAGCGGGCGGCACTGTCGCAAGGTTCTCAGAGGTACGCGCGCTGTGATCCGGCGGAACGCTCGTCAACTGCCCGGTCGTGAACGATCGGGCTTGCTGCTCGAGTCATCACTGGCTGTGATGGGTTCGGCTGCGTCCAGTTCTCACGCGATGAGGGTGAGTTCAGGGGCCGTTGACTGAGCCCCGCAGACCCACCCCATCCAGCCGCGTTGGGCGATGTTGTGGGACGCGTTGTAGTCCGCGTGCTCAACGAAGCCGCAGGACCTACACGCGAACCGGGCCTGGGAGGGCCGGTTTCCGCGTACGGTGTGATGACACTTCGAGCATTCCTGGCTGGTGTAGGCCGGATCGACATAGACGACCGGCACCCCGGCCCGCTTCGCCTTGTAGGCGATGAACGAGCCGAGCTGGGCGAACGGCCAGGAGTGGAGCGTGGTGCGTTGGGGCTTTCTCAGCCGTGCCCGCTCGCGGATGCCCGTGAGTGTCTCCAGGGCGATCCCGCGACCGGTGCGTTCAGCCTCCGCCACGATCCGCTTCGAAATCTTGTGGTTGATTTCCTTGTTCCGCCGGGCTTCCTTGCCCGCGTACTTCTTCGCCCGCCGCTTGGCGGACTTGGTGTTCTTCTTCTGCAGCTTGGAACGCAGCTTGCGGTCACTCTCGCGCTTGCGGTTGATCCGACGCCCGCAGTGGCGCTCGCCATCGGAAGTGGCCGCGATGTTCACGATCCCCAGGTCCACCCCGAGGAACCCGACCGGATGAGAGTTCGGGGCGGCTTCGGGGATCTCGCACGTCGCGATCAAGAACCACTTCCCGCCCTGGAACACCAGGTCGGACTCACCCTGGCGGTGCGCAGCCAGGACCTCCAGCTGCTCGGCCTGCCCGGTGAACTCCACGCCCTTGAGCCGGCCCGCGGTGGTCCAGATCGACACCGTGCGTGCCTGGTGCTGCCAGGACAGCATCCGGTCGTCGTACGGCTGCGCCGCCTCGGACCGGCTTGCCCGAGGCGCGGGCGTGCCGCTTCGTGCCGGGCCGCCCGTAACGTCCCGCCCGGAGGTTCGCCTTCAAGGTGGTGTAGGCGTCGCAGGTCTTCTTGATCGCGTGCTGGGCGGCCTGCGCGCCCAGGCCCCACCTGACCCGGATCTCGGCATAGGTGTGCTTGCGGAGCTCAAGCGGACGTCGCGCGTTTTCCTCGAATGCGACCCCGGCCGCCCAGGTCGCCGCTTGATTGCAGGCGTGCAGGGTCGCCTCAAGTGCCGCCGCCTGTACGGGCGTCGGCAGCAGCTTCACCCGCACCACCAGCTTCACGATCAGCGAACCTATACACCCGGACGAAGACCCACCACACGTTCGCCCCACCTCACCCGAACGAGCGACACCCACCCCGACCCTGACCGCACACACCGCCGTAGCCCGGCTCCGCCGGAACGCCCCGGGCCGCTCCGCGGCCGTCATGGCCTGAGGCACGTCACGGCGACGCTCCGCGTCGCACCCCGTGGAGGCGATTCCTCCCGGGCGTGAACGCCCGGGGCTCCTCGCAAGAACCCACTGAAGCACCCCCAGCTCCCGGAACTTGCGATGGCCCCCCGGGGCGCCGGCAACGAGTACGGGCGACGCCGGGGAGGAAGTACCTGCGGAGACTGTGGAAGAGCGGCCAGTTCGCCCGTGGGACCGGTGACGTGGATCCTGCGCGTCTGGCTGCGAGCGGGTCCTACAGCTGGTCGCTGGGGCCGTTGAGGGAGATGAGGTCTCGGTCGGGCACGTTCACTTGTACGCCGACATCAGGGGAGCCACGTGCGTTTGTGGCTCCCCTGCGCTCACGCTCAGGTGGGCTGCGCCGCGAACTCCACCGGCAGGGCGTCGAGTCGTGCCTCCCAGGTGGAGGCCGTCGAGGTGAGCTCATCGGCTGGCACAGCCAGCCGCAGGCCGGGCAGCCGGTGCAGGAGGACGTCGACGGCGGTCTCGATGATGGCCTGACCGATGTTCTGGCCGGGGCACTCGTGTGGGCCGCCGCTGAAGGCCAGGTGCGACTGGTTGCCCTGGAGTGAGACGCCGGCGTCGGGCCTGATCTCGGGGTCGAGATTTCCTGCGGTGAGCCCGAGTACCAGGAGGTCGCCCTCCTTGAGGTGTTGGCCGCCGAGTTCCAGGTCAGTGGTGGCGAAGCGTCCTGGTAGGACGGCCAGCGGCGGCGTGTTCCACATGACCTCCTCGACGACCGTGGAGACGCTGAGCTGTCCGCTCACGAGGCCGGCGAGACGGGAGGCTTCGGTGAGGATGAGCTGGAGAACCCGGGCCAGCAGATTGCTGGTGGTGGTGTGTGCGGTGATCAGTACCAGGCGCAGGTGGCTGAGGATCTCGTCCTCGTCGAGGTCCGCGTGGTGCCCGAGGAGCCCTGTCGTGAAGTCGGCGCCTGGCTCGTCACGCTTGCGCGACGCGAGGTCTGCGAGGATCTCCATGATGCGGTCGTTGTGGGCGACGGCGTCTTCGCCCTTGATGAGCTTGGCGCAGGAGACGGCGAGGTTGCGTCCCTCGGCTGCGGGGAGCCCGAACAGCCGGGTCAGGACGAGCATCGGCAGGTACTCGGCGTAGTCACTCACGAGGTCGGCGCTGCCTGCTTCAGCGAAGGCGTCGATCTGCTTGTTGGCGAAGTGTGTGACATGGCGTCGGATGCCGCGCCCGGCGACGGTTTGCAGGCCGTCGGTCACCGCACCGCGCAGTCTGCGGTGCGGCTCGCCGTCCTGGGATACGCAGTCGGGGCGCCAGCCGAGCATGGGGATGAGCGGTGAGGTGGCTTCGATCCGGCCGTCGTTCCAGTCTCGCCAGATCCGCGAGTCGCGGCTGAACTGGCGGGGGTTGTCCAGCACGCGCCGGTTCTCCCGGTACCCGAGGACGAGCCACGCGGGGATGTCGCCGTCCAGAAGGACCGGCGCAACCGTCCCGTGCTCCTTGCGCAGGCGCGCGTAGATGCCGTGCGGGTCGATCGCTGCTTCCGGCCCGTACAGCCGCATGAGGTCGCCCCCGTCGCCGTGTGCGACGGGGCATCCGCGAGGGGCGTCAGTGCCGTTTAAGGGCTGATTGTTCATCGGGACTCCAGAGCGACGGCAGAGCGTTCCTCAGCGACCGCGGTCCGTTCCTTGAGGTGACGTATCAGAGCGATGAGGACGTCACGACTGGATTCGCGCTTGCGTGCGTCGAATTCCACGACCGGTGTGTGGGAGGAGATGTCCAGCGCGTCGCGGATCTCTTCGACCGGGTGGTCCTTGGAGTCGGGGAAGCGGTTCAGCGCGATGACGAAGGGGACGTCCTGGCGTTCCATCTCCTCGATGGCGCGGAAGCTGGAGGCCAGCCGCCGGGTGTCGACCAGGACAACAGCGCCGAGGGCGCCTTTGAACAGGCCGTTCCACAGGAACCAGAACCGCTCCTGGCCCGGCGTCCCGAAGAGATAGAGGACGAGCTCCTCGTTGATTCCGATCTTGCCGAAATCCAGGCTGACGGTGGTCTCCGCCTTGTCCGCCACACCGATCAGGTTGTCGACGCCGGCGCTGGCCTGGGTCAGCGCCGCCTCGGTGGTGAGCGGCGTGATGTCGCTGACCGAGCGCACCAGCGTGGTCTTGCCGGTGCCGAAGCCACCGGCGATCATCACTTTCACCGAGCGGGTGCCTCCGCTCTGCTGCCGGTCGGGATAGTCAAAGCTTTTGGAGTGCACTCAGAACCTCCTCGAGGAGCTCAAGGTCCGGCCCGCTTCCGGTGCTTGAGGCCGGGATGGGGTTACGGGCTTCAACGCGGCCTGCGTCCAGGAGATCGGCCAGGAGCACCGCGACAATGTGGAAGGGCAGGCCGAGATGGGCGCCGATTTCGGCTACGGCCAGCGGGTCGCGGCAGCGCCGGATGATCTCCTCGTGCTCGTGCTGCATCCCGGGTACGGGGGCGGTGCGGGAGACGATGAGGGTCGCCACGTCAAGGCTTGAGGCCGGGCCGTCCGGTCCGCTGCGGCCGCCCGTGAGGACGTAGTAGCGCTCGAGACCGGACGGGTCCGTGGGCCGGGAGGCACTCATCCAGAATTCTCGTCCAGGCGCGGAGTTGTGCCCAGGAGCTCGCCCATCCTGTGGGCGCAGTCCATCATCTGGTGGCCGAGAACACCCTGGTCGAGGCCTTCCTTGGCTAGTACTCCCAGGTACGTCTCCACGCCGGCTCTCACCACGAAGAGGTGGCCTCCGTCGACCTCGATCATCGCGAGGCGTAGCTGGCCTTTCTTGGGGAACTGCTGGGCCACCGGCTGGGCGAGTGCCTGCAGGCCCGCGACGACGGCGGCGAAACGGTCCACGTCATCAGGATCCTCGGCACCAAAGGATGTGATGGCCGTGCCGTCACTGGAGGCTACGAGAGCGAACCGGATTTCCGGGATGCTCTCCGTGAGGTCACGCAGCGCCCAGCTCACGTCGGTTGATTGAGTCATCGGGACTAGTCGCTCTCTTCAGTGTCACGTCCGGCGCTCTCGCCGCTGCCAGCTGCGTCGCGGTCCGCGTTCCTCTCGCGCGGCGGGCCGCTCTGCCGGCCTGCGGTGGCGAAGGCGGCGAGGCCGTCGAAGGACGCCTCCGACGGCACATCCGACGCGGCCTCGTCGGTGTGCACGGCGTGCCCGAGCAGCTCTGCCTTAGCGCTGCGCAGGCCCTTGCGCCGGGGCAGGCCGCCGGGGGTGGTGTCTGTGGCCGCGGAGGCGGGGACCGGGGCGGGTTCGGCGCTCGGCTCTGCCACTGCGGCCGCCGCAACGGGCTTGGGCGCGGCGGCGGGAAGGGGGCTGAAGTATTTGTGGGGGACAAGAATGACCACCGAGGTGCCTCCCCAGGGGGAGTCGGTGAAGGTGACGCGGATGCCGTAGCGGCGCGCGAGGATGCCCACCACGCGCAGGCCCAGGTTGGCATTCTCGGAGATCCCGCCGAGGCCGGGGCCCGCTGCGGTGCCCGCGAGGGCCTGTTCGGCTTCGCGTTGCTTCTCCTCGCTCAGGCCCTTGCCCGCGTCCTGGATCTGGATGCCGACACCGGCGGGGACCTGCCTGCCGGATACCTGCACCGGCTCGGAGGGCGGCGAGTAGCGGGCCGCGTTGTCCAGGACCTGGGCGAAGATCAGCGTGAGGTGGTCCACCAGCCCGCCATCGACGCCGAGCTCGGGCAGGGCGTCGACCTTGACACGGTCGAAGTCCTTGATCCGGCCCTGGCCGCCTCGGACCACGCTGAGGAGCTTTTGCGGCTCCTGCCACTGCCGTCCGGGACGGACCGAGCCACCGAGCACGGCGACGCTGGCCGCGAGGCCGTCGGCGGGTCCCAGCCGCTGATCCAGGTCCATGAGGCCCTTGGCAACCGCTGGCCTTTGTCCGTGTTCCGTCTGCAGATCATGCAGGCGGCCGCGCACGCCGCTGATCAGGGCCTGGAGGCGGCTGGCGATGCTGACGACGGAGTGCTCGGCTGAGGTCGCGCGGTCGAGCTGTTCCTCCACGGCGATCAGTGCGGTGCGCAGAACCTTGCGCACCCCGGCCCGCAGTTCGGGCGTAGCGGCCGGCTCGTCGACTTCGGCCAGGACGTCGTCGATGGCGTCACCGGCCCGCAGACGCTCAAGCGCGCTCGGCAGATGCGCGTCGGCAAGTCGCGCGAAGACGGCCTGCTGCCTCTCGGCTTCAACGCCCAGCCTCGCTTCATGGGTCTGCGTCTCTTCAGCGAGGTGGGCCTCCAGGGCGGAGCGCTCAACGGCGAACTCCTGCCTCAGGCCCGCCACATGTTCTTCCCACTTCTGCTGGTGCTTGGCCTGCTGTTCCTGGTGGTGCTTGGCCTGCTGCTGGAGCTCGGCCCGTGCGGTGATGGCGTCAGCGGTGCTTCGGCCTAGCTCGGCCCGTGCGGTGATGGCGTCAGCGGTGCTTCGGCGTAGCTGGGCCTGGGCTCGCACGAGGAGCCATACGCAGGCGGAGCTGGCCGCGGTGGCCGCGACGCCGGCGAACGTCGCGGGTATCTGGACCTGGTCGGGTCCCACGACAGCGGTGAAGACCGTTCCAGCGCCTAAGGCCGATGGCATCAGCCACCAGCTCTTCCAGGCGCCGGGTGCCTGAGCCACCGGGGGCGGAGTGGCTTGTTCCATCTGGATCCTTCGCAAGCAACACGATCGGACAGGGGGTGTGTGCGGGCGCCGCATGCGTCGGGGAACGCAGCGTGAGGCAGTCGAGTGAGGTGTCGTCAACTCGCAGCGCCGCAGGGGAGCTTATCGGTTGTGAGATCGAAAGGATCAACTCCCCTACCCGTACTGACGGGTATTCGATCATGTTCAGACAGGAATGCTCGTGTCGACAAATCCCCTCACTGACAATGCAGTTGCCAAGAGAGTTCGGCGACTGAACGTTCGGCGGTGATCAGATCGCTGGGGTAAGCAGCGATCAGCAGGGGCATGCATGCCACGCTCGACCCCACTCGGAATGATCTTGAGGAGACGTACGCATGAGTCGCCTGTCGGGTTCCCCCACCGCGGCACCCACCGCGCCCGGCCGCTTGCCCCTGATCGGACACGCCCACCAGCTGGCCCGCCGCCCGCTGGACTTCATGGATTCCCTGCGCCGGCACGGGAGCGTCGTGCGGATCCTCCTCGGACCCACCCCCGCCTACGTGGTGACTGACCCCGCCGTCACCCGCAAGGTATTGGTGACGGAGGTCGAGACCTTCGCCAAGGGCGGAAAGATCATCGACGCGCTGCGGGTCTTCTTCGGCGACGGACTCGCCACGATCGCCGACGGCGACCTGCACATGAAGCACCGCCGCCTGATGCAGCCCATGTTCAACAAGGCGCACATCGCCACCCGCGGCGACGTCATGATCAACCATGTACGAGCGGCGACCGGCGCCTGGACGCCCGGGGTCGCGCGCGAGACGTACGACGACATGAACGATCTCGCCCTCTCGACCTTCCTGGTCGCCCTCTTCGGCTCCGGTCTGCCCGACCATGTAGAGGAAGAGTTCACGGACCTGATGCCGGCGATCATGCGCGGCACGATCCGGCAGACGATCCTGCCGGGCTGGGTGACGAAACTGCCGTTGCCGGCGAACCGCGCGCACGAGCAACGCGTGGCGCGCCTGCGGGCGTTGATCGACCAGGCGATCGACCACCACCGCGCGCAGCTGTCTGCCTCGGCACCGGCCGCCTCCGAGGTACCGACCGGCTGCCCGGCGCACCAGCCGGCTGAACAGGCCACATCGGGTGGGCTGTTCTCCACTCTCCTCACCGCCGACGATCCCGAGACCGGGCCGCTCTCGCATCAGCAACTCCAGGACGAGGCGATCACGCTGCTCACGGGTGCCATCGAGACCACGGGCACGACCCTCGCCTGGGCGCTGTACGAGATCAGCAGGAACCCGGCGGTCGAGAAGAGCCTGTACGCGGAGCTCGACGCGGCCTGCGGCGACCGGCCGCTCACCCAGGAGGACCTGGCTTCCCTCCCGTACATGCGCAGTGTTCTGAAGGAGACCATGCGGATGTACGGCCCTGCGTGGCTGGTCACGCGCACCACGACGCGCCCGGTCACGCTGGACGGCCACCCGATACCCAAGGGCGCGGACGTCATCTACAGCCCGTACGTCCATCAGCACGACCCCGAGGTCTACAGCAATCCGGGCACCTTCGACCCGGGCCGCTGGGAACCCGAGCGGGCAAAAAGCGTCAACCGCTCCTCGTTCCTGGCCTTCGGCGACGGCCGCCGCAAATGCATCGGCGAGGAATTCGCCTGGACAGAACTACTCATCATCCTCGCCACGGTGCTCCAGCGCTGGCGGCTGACGCTCACCTCGGCTCCCCCGCGCCCGCAGGCCATCGTGACAGTCAAGCCGGACAAGCTGTCGATGACGCCCAACCCGCGTACGGCCTAGGCCTACGCCGGCCGCCGCCGCAGCCGCAGCCGGTGCGCACGAAAACGTGCGCGCCGTCGTCCAGCCCGATCGGGGTTCCGGCCGGGCTCCTCCGTGGCACCAGGCCGAGTGGCTGGCGGCCACGGGGTCCATGCTCAGCTGGGGGCAGACGTTGCAGCAGACGGACGCAGTGGCAGTTCGTGGGCGCCCCGGACCCGATGACCGCCACGGTGTGCATCCCCTGTCGGTGTGAGGTCTCAGGACTTCCTTGCCGGTTTGTCGTCAGGAGATCCATGCCGATCCGCAAGAGGAATGCCTCGATCCCAGCTCAACTGACCACACTGATCAACGACATCCTGGGAGTCGAGGATCCGCGCGAGGGCGTCACTCCCTCGGCGGAGGAGTTCAATCGCGCGCTGAAGGAGGCTTTGTGAGCTTGGCTCGATGTGAGCGTGAACGGATGCGCGCAGCGAGACGGGGAGGCGCGATTGGCGCCCCTGCCGCCCTTGGCTGGCCGGCGTCTGGCTCCTCGCGCTGACCTTGCTGGGCACGCTGTCATTCGGCACCGCCTCCCCCAACCCGGTCCAACGAGGCGAAGGTGCCCCGTTCCAGCCCCTCGTCTACCCACTCGATCTCTTGATCCCCATCGGCGGACTGGGGCAGCGCACAGCGTTCGTGCTGGTCTCCGACGGTCATTCGTGCCAGCCAGTCGGCCACTGAGACATCCCCCTTGTCCGCGACCACCATCCCCAAGGGCACCGACCTCACCGTCCACACTCGTGGCTTCGCTCACTTCTTGCGACAGCGTTTGTTCACGAGTTTTGGCGTCATCGTCCGGCCGAGGGCTTCGCGGATCGTCACGAGTTTTGAAGGCATCTGCTGATTGAGGCGAGTTGGGTCGGCGGGCGACAGGACCGTCACAGGCTTCGAAGATCACTTGACCTTGCCCCAGGGGGAGAGACGACGGTGTCCATGTCGATCACATGAGCGGGCGATCTGTGCTCGCTGGTCAGGCCAGGCCGAAGAGGGGGAGTTCGCGTGAGCGAGACCTGCGTCATTCTCGACATCGGCGGCGTGCTGGAGATCGCGCCGGAAACGGGATGGGTGCAACGGTGGGAAGTGCGGCTGGAGCTGCCGCTGGGCACTGTCCAAGAGCGGATGCGCGACGTGTGGCGGGCTGGGAGCGTCGGGAGCGTCAGCGAGCGAGAGGTGCACGAGCAGGTAGCGGCCCGTTTGGGGCTCGACGCGCCCCAGGTTGAAGACTTCATGGCCGATCTCTGGGCGGAGTATCTGGGGACGCCGAACGAGGAACTCATCGGCTATGTGCGAGGGCTGCGCGGAAGCTGCAGGCTCGGCATCCTGAGCAACAGCTTTGTCGGCGCCCGGGAGCGGGAGACGACGCTGTATCACTTCGACGAACTGGTGGAGCAGATCGTCTACTCGCACGAGATCGGCATTGAGAAGCCTGACCTGCGTGCCTTTGAGGCGGCATGCGCCAGCTTGAACGTGCGGCCGGGGAACTGCCTGTTCATCGACGATGTCGCAGACAACGTTGAAGCCGCCCGGGCGGCGGGCATGCAGACGCATCTGTTCGAGGAAAACGCCCGGACCATCACGCGCATCGCAGCTCATCTGGACGCCGGGCCCTTGGTCCCAGGGCGTGTCCCGCCCGGATGACGTCGGCCTGGCCGGTCTTCAGCGGTTGCCGGCCAGGCGCTGAAGCAACGCGTCGGCACCGGGCGACCGGACAGATCCCAGCGGACCGGCTCGATATCGAACGCACCACCTTGCACGTCCTCCCGCTGGAGCCGCTGGCGCTCACGCTGGGCGAGGAGCAGGTGGTCGGCTCGGACCGCACCGTCAGCTTCAACTCGGTGCGCTACTCGACCCCGCCCGGCTACACCGGCGCCAGGGTCTGGTGCCGGGTCGTCGGCGAGGAGCCGTCGATCACGGCCCGCACCAGCTCCGGTGACCTGTCGGAGATCTAACGCCACCAGCTGTCCACACCTGGCGTCCCGCAGATCATCGATGCGCACTGCCCCGAACACCCTGACGGCCGCTCGGTCCATCAGCCCAGGCTGCGACCGCGCTCGGAGGCGAAGGTCGCGTTCGTTGGCATCGGCCCGGGAGCTGGGCGCTGGCTGAAGGAGGCCGGACCCGCCGGGGTGTCCCGGATCCGCGCCAA
This DNA window, taken from Streptomyces sp. NBC_01445, encodes the following:
- a CDS encoding HAD family hydrolase yields the protein MSETCVILDIGGVLEIAPETGWVQRWEVRLELPLGTVQERMRDVWRAGSVGSVSEREVHEQVAARLGLDAPQVEDFMADLWAEYLGTPNEELIGYVRGLRGSCRLGILSNSFVGARERETTLYHFDELVEQIVYSHEIGIEKPDLRAFEAACASLNVRPGNCLFIDDVADNVEAARAAGMQTHLFEENARTITRIAAHLDAGPLVPGRVPPG
- a CDS encoding roadblock/LC7 domain-containing protein, coding for MTQSTDVSWALRDLTESIPEIRFALVASSDGTAITSFGAEDPDDVDRFAAVVAGLQALAQPVAQQFPKKGQLRLAMIEVDGGHLFVVRAGVETYLGVLAKEGLDQGVLGHQMMDCAHRMGELLGTTPRLDENSG
- a CDS encoding trypco2 family protein translates to MGIGLSEVLAELREELYQAQEDGSGEQFRFEVESAELELTVEFREGGDGKVKVSVGAAGVEAGGTVARFSEVRAL
- a CDS encoding 7-epi-alpha-eudesmol synthase; its protein translation is MPQDVRFELPFKTPVSEHLEYARERHLRWVWDMGLVRSQPGFEEYQSWDLPQAAARTYPHASADDMVVLMNWFSLAFLFDDQFDTGRPDRADRIAEVARELIATPLRPAGTTPRVVCPITVAWAEVWSRLSDGMSLTWRSRFAASWGRFLVAHTEEVDLAARGLAGTLGLKEYAEFRRRTVGIHHSIDAGERSRGFEVPPQVQAHPLMVRMRDLAADTIGFMNDIHSFEREKRRGDGHNLIAVLHRERGYSWEEAAAEAYRMTTDCLDEYLELEARVPHMCDELGLTAEQRAHVQMGVEAIQHWINGNYEWGLISGRYAASKEGPAATAELAGKGSLDDLLAV
- a CDS encoding cytochrome P450 codes for the protein MSRLSGSPTAAPTAPGRLPLIGHAHQLARRPLDFMDSLRRHGSVVRILLGPTPAYVVTDPAVTRKVLVTEVETFAKGGKIIDALRVFFGDGLATIADGDLHMKHRRLMQPMFNKAHIATRGDVMINHVRAATGAWTPGVARETYDDMNDLALSTFLVALFGSGLPDHVEEEFTDLMPAIMRGTIRQTILPGWVTKLPLPANRAHEQRVARLRALIDQAIDHHRAQLSASAPAASEVPTGCPAHQPAEQATSGGLFSTLLTADDPETGPLSHQQLQDEAITLLTGAIETTGTTLAWALYEISRNPAVEKSLYAELDAACGDRPLTQEDLASLPYMRSVLKETMRMYGPAWLVTRTTTRPVTLDGHPIPKGADVIYSPYVHQHDPEVYSNPGTFDPGRWEPERAKSVNRSSFLAFGDGRRKCIGEEFAWTELLIILATVLQRWRLTLTSAPPRPQAIVTVKPDKLSMTPNPRTA
- a CDS encoding GTP-binding protein, whose translation is MIAGGFGTGKTTLVRSVSDITPLTTEAALTQASAGVDNLIGVADKAETTVSLDFGKIGINEELVLYLFGTPGQERFWFLWNGLFKGALGAVVLVDTRRLASSFRAIEEMERQDVPFVIALNRFPDSKDHPVEEIRDALDISSHTPVVEFDARKRESSRDVLIALIRHLKERTAVAEERSAVALESR
- a CDS encoding Mu transposase domain-containing protein — protein: MHVLPLEPLALTLGEEQVVGSDRTVSFNSVRYSTPPGYTGARVWCRVVGEEPSITARTSSGDLSEI
- a CDS encoding ATP-binding protein, with protein sequence MGPDQVQIPATFAGVAATAASSACVWLLVRAQAQLRRSTADAITARAELGRSTADAITARAELQQQAKHHQEQQAKHQQKWEEHVAGLRQEFAVERSALEAHLAEETQTHEARLGVEAERQQAVFARLADAHLPSALERLRAGDAIDDVLAEVDEPAATPELRAGVRKVLRTALIAVEEQLDRATSAEHSVVSIASRLQALISGVRGRLHDLQTEHGQRPAVAKGLMDLDQRLGPADGLAASVAVLGGSVRPGRQWQEPQKLLSVVRGGQGRIKDFDRVKVDALPELGVDGGLVDHLTLIFAQVLDNAARYSPPSEPVQVSGRQVPAGVGIQIQDAGKGLSEEKQREAEQALAGTAAGPGLGGISENANLGLRVVGILARRYGIRVTFTDSPWGGTSVVILVPHKYFSPLPAAAPKPVAAAAVAEPSAEPAPVPASAATDTTPGGLPRRKGLRSAKAELLGHAVHTDEAASDVPSEASFDGLAAFATAGRQSGPPRERNADRDAAGSGESAGRDTEESD
- a CDS encoding DUF742 domain-containing protein, with amino-acid sequence MSASRPTDPSGLERYYVLTGGRSGPDGPASSLDVATLIVSRTAPVPGMQHEHEEIIRRCRDPLAVAEIGAHLGLPFHIVAVLLADLLDAGRVEARNPIPASSTGSGPDLELLEEVLSALQKL
- a CDS encoding cytochrome P450, with product MNNQPLNGTDAPRGCPVAHGDGGDLMRLYGPEAAIDPHGIYARLRKEHGTVAPVLLDGDIPAWLVLGYRENRRVLDNPRQFSRDSRIWRDWNDGRIEATSPLIPMLGWRPDCVSQDGEPHRRLRGAVTDGLQTVAGRGIRRHVTHFANKQIDAFAEAGSADLVSDYAEYLPMLVLTRLFGLPAAEGRNLAVSCAKLIKGEDAVAHNDRIMEILADLASRKRDEPGADFTTGLLGHHADLDEDEILSHLRLVLITAHTTTSNLLARVLQLILTEASRLAGLVSGQLSVSTVVEEVMWNTPPLAVLPGRFATTDLELGGQHLKEGDLLVLGLTAGNLDPEIRPDAGVSLQGNQSHLAFSGGPHECPGQNIGQAIIETAVDVLLHRLPGLRLAVPADELTSTASTWEARLDALPVEFAAQPT